A genomic stretch from Dissulfurispira thermophila includes:
- a CDS encoding ABC transporter permease: MVDIQSILKISLRALRVNKMRSALTMLGIIIGVGAVIAMVAVGSGASKRISEQISSIGSNLIIILPGATTAGGVRMGSGTQPTLSIGDAEAILKESSAVSNVAPVLNGVAQVIYGHQNWSTGIVGTTPSMLDVRDWRLAAGRSFTEQDVNSATKVCLLGQTVVENLFGGEDPIGHIVRIKNIPFTVIGVLEKKGQSPTGQDQDDTIYVPVTTAQKKLFGTTFPGMVRIIMVKAKSLEDLDSATRQITELLRQRHRIGAKQENDFTVRNLTQMMQAQEQSTRIMTILLGAIASVSLIVGGIGIMNIMLVSVTERTREIGIRMAVGAKTWDIRLQFIIEAVTLSLIGGIVGIIIGVISSKIISTMAGWPTVVSPFSIVLAFGFSGLVGIFFGFYPAYKASLLNPIDALRYE; encoded by the coding sequence ATGGTTGATATTCAATCAATATTAAAAATATCACTCAGGGCATTGAGGGTGAATAAGATGCGTTCGGCACTTACCATGCTCGGCATCATAATTGGTGTCGGGGCTGTAATAGCAATGGTTGCTGTTGGCTCTGGTGCAAGCAAGAGGATTTCGGAGCAGATATCGAGTATCGGAAGCAATTTGATCATTATCTTGCCCGGTGCAACAACAGCAGGAGGAGTAAGAATGGGATCTGGAACACAGCCAACCCTCAGCATTGGCGATGCTGAAGCAATATTAAAGGAGTCTTCAGCAGTATCAAATGTGGCACCTGTGCTTAATGGTGTTGCCCAAGTTATTTATGGACACCAGAATTGGTCAACAGGCATTGTAGGGACAACGCCAAGTATGCTTGATGTAAGAGACTGGAGGCTTGCTGCAGGAAGGTCTTTTACAGAACAGGATGTAAATAGTGCAACAAAAGTATGTCTTCTCGGGCAGACTGTTGTAGAAAATCTTTTTGGAGGTGAAGACCCTATTGGTCATATAGTGAGGATAAAAAATATCCCTTTTACAGTAATTGGTGTCCTTGAAAAAAAAGGTCAGTCGCCAACCGGCCAGGATCAGGATGATACAATATATGTCCCTGTAACAACTGCACAGAAAAAGCTCTTTGGCACTACCTTTCCTGGAATGGTGAGAATAATCATGGTAAAGGCAAAAAGTTTAGAAGACCTTGATAGTGCAACGAGGCAGATAACAGAACTGCTCAGGCAGAGGCACCGCATCGGAGCAAAACAGGAAAATGATTTCACTGTTCGAAATCTTACACAGATGATGCAGGCGCAGGAGCAGTCCACAAGGATAATGACCATACTGCTTGGTGCCATTGCATCTGTATCGCTCATTGTTGGAGGTATAGGGATAATGAATATAATGCTCGTCTCTGTTACAGAGAGGACAAGGGAGATAGGCATCAGGATGGCAGTTGGCGCAAAGACATGGGATATAAGACTCCAATTTATTATTGAGGCTGTCACATTGTCATTAATTGGTGGTATTGTCGGGATTATTATTGGTGTAATCAGTTCAAAGATAATATCGACAATGGCAGGGTGGCCAACAGTGGTTTCGCCTTTTTCTATTGTCCTTGCCTTTGGCTTTTCTGGACTGGTTGGGATATTTTTTGGATTTTATCCAGCATACAAGGCATCGCTTCTTAATCCGATAGATGCATTGAGGTATGAGTGA
- a CDS encoding ABC transporter ATP-binding protein, with product MALINVMNISKVYKLGEIELKALSDVSLKIDRGEFLAIMGPSGSGKSTFMNIIGCLDKPTSGKYLLDGIDIAHLDRDELAAIRNKKIGFVFQGFNLLARTSALENVELPMLYNGVSTKERIKRAKEALKMVGLEGRENHYPNQLSGGQQQRVAIARALVNNAPIILADEPTGNLDTKTSEEIMELFTRLNKDSNITIILVTHEPDIAAYSKKIVRFTDGRIVSEA from the coding sequence ATGGCGCTTATTAATGTCATGAATATCAGTAAGGTGTATAAACTCGGAGAGATAGAATTAAAGGCACTTAGTGATGTTTCTTTAAAGATAGACAGGGGAGAATTTTTAGCAATAATGGGTCCTTCAGGCTCTGGTAAGTCCACTTTTATGAATATTATCGGATGTCTTGATAAACCAACAAGTGGCAAGTATCTTCTGGACGGGATAGATATTGCCCATCTTGACAGAGATGAACTTGCTGCTATCAGGAACAAAAAGATAGGTTTTGTCTTTCAGGGATTTAATCTGCTTGCAAGGACATCTGCTCTTGAGAATGTAGAATTGCCGATGCTTTATAATGGAGTCAGCACAAAGGAGAGGATAAAGAGGGCAAAGGAGGCATTAAAGATGGTTGGTCTTGAGGGTAGGGAAAATCATTATCCAAATCAGCTTTCAGGTGGTCAACAGCAGAGGGTTGCTATAGCAAGGGCACTTGTTAACAATGCACCCATAATTCTTGCGGATGAACCAACAGGCAACCTCGATACAAAGACAAGCGAAGAAATTATGGAACTCTTTACAAGACTGAATAAAGACTCCAATATCACAATAATACTCGTTACTCATGAACCTGACATAGCAGCATACAGCAAGAAGATAGTAAGATTTACAGACGGAAGAATTGTGAGTGAGGCATAA
- a CDS encoding efflux RND transporter periplasmic adaptor subunit: MKRIWIFLGIAVLIGIALFFVLRGKGNELKYKTEKVDRGDIIEAVTATGTVNAVTTVLVGTQVSGTIKHIYVDFNSPVKKGQLIAQIDPSTFEAQVEQAKANLFSAKANLQKAEAALIDAKRTMQRNRELFSRNLIAKSDLDTSETNYEIAKAQVEAAIAQVAQTEAALKYAETNLRYTRILSPVDGIVVSRNVDVGQTVAASFQTPTLFNIAQDLTKMQIDTNVAEADIGKVKVGQDVEFTVDAYPDVTFKGRVYQVRNAPITVQNVVTYDVVVKVDNPEFKLKPGMTANVSIITDRKINVIRIPNAALRFKPSIIANAKSRKNYSVSEKKGLSVWVLQDGKPYNVKIKTGISDGSYTEIISGDIKERQEVIVEEVSRGKAGRTPSGPRFF, encoded by the coding sequence ATGAAAAGAATATGGATTTTTCTTGGTATAGCAGTATTGATAGGTATTGCTTTGTTTTTTGTATTGAGAGGTAAAGGTAATGAGCTTAAATATAAGACAGAAAAGGTTGATCGTGGCGATATAATAGAGGCTGTTACTGCGACAGGTACAGTTAATGCAGTCACTACAGTGCTGGTCGGCACTCAGGTTTCTGGCACAATAAAGCATATTTATGTTGATTTTAACTCCCCGGTGAAAAAAGGGCAGTTAATAGCACAGATAGACCCATCCACATTTGAGGCACAGGTAGAGCAGGCAAAGGCAAATCTGTTTTCAGCAAAGGCAAACCTCCAAAAGGCAGAGGCAGCGCTTATCGATGCCAAGAGGACAATGCAGAGGAATAGGGAATTATTCTCAAGAAATCTGATTGCAAAAAGTGACTTAGATACATCAGAGACAAATTACGAGATAGCAAAGGCGCAGGTAGAGGCTGCAATCGCACAGGTTGCACAAACAGAGGCTGCATTGAAATATGCCGAGACAAATCTCAGATATACAAGGATACTTTCTCCTGTTGATGGCATAGTTGTATCGAGAAATGTGGATGTTGGACAAACAGTTGCAGCAAGCTTTCAGACGCCAACACTTTTTAATATTGCACAAGACTTGACTAAGATGCAGATAGATACCAATGTGGCTGAGGCAGATATTGGTAAGGTGAAGGTAGGACAGGATGTTGAATTTACAGTAGATGCCTATCCTGATGTAACATTCAAAGGCAGGGTATATCAGGTAAGAAATGCCCCTATAACTGTGCAGAATGTAGTTACTTATGATGTTGTGGTTAAGGTGGATAATCCTGAATTCAAGCTGAAGCCGGGCATGACTGCAAATGTCTCTATCATAACAGACAGGAAAATAAATGTCATTAGAATCCCTAATGCTGCATTAAGGTTTAAGCCATCTATTATCGCTAATGCAAAATCCCGGAAAAACTATTCAGTCAGTGAGAAAAAGGGTCTGTCAGTTTGGGTATTACAAGATGGCAAGCCTTATAATGTGAAGATTAAAACAGGTATAAGCGATGGCAGTTATACTGAGATTATTTCAGGGGATATAAAGGAAAGACAGGAAGTGATAGTAGAGGAAGTATCAAGAGGCAAGGCCGGGCGGACACCCTCAGGGCCGAGGTTTTTTTAA
- a CDS encoding TolC family protein, whose product MQRLFSIFIICSLLFVFIIPFGSDAEEVIKKGEILDLKRCVEIALKIHPNIIAAMSASDVNESKIGQAKSNYYPQINWSSGYSKYSPVSRTMNRSFNEYTSSATLKQNIYDFGKTATQVDIQRLNLNSSHFDIDNVAEQLIFNVKQAYYGLLQAQKNRDVAIESIKQFEQHLKQAKGFYEVGIKSKFDVTKAEVDLSNAKLNMIRAENALKIAKVNLDNALGLPDAPEYEIKDDLSLQKYQISLADAIKLAYENRPDLKAIIARKRGAESSIELAKKNYYPTLSGNADYNWSGSKLPLGDGWDVGVTITFPIFSGFLTKYQVSEARANLNILKANEETLRQSVLLEVQQAYLNLREAEERISTTKIIVRQAEENLELANGRYGAGVGNPIEVTDAVVALSNAKTAYIQALTDYNVAMASIQKAMGIGSMEYSDKRMVKR is encoded by the coding sequence ATGCAAAGGTTATTTTCTATTTTTATTATTTGCTCTTTGTTGTTTGTGTTTATTATTCCATTTGGGTCTGACGCAGAGGAAGTAATAAAAAAAGGCGAAATTCTCGATCTCAAAAGATGTGTTGAAATTGCTTTAAAAATACATCCAAATATCATTGCTGCAATGAGTGCATCTGATGTAAATGAAAGCAAGATTGGACAGGCAAAGTCTAATTATTACCCGCAAATAAACTGGTCGTCAGGCTATAGTAAATATTCTCCTGTTTCCAGGACAATGAACCGTTCCTTTAATGAATATACGAGCAGTGCGACCCTCAAACAAAACATCTATGATTTCGGGAAGACTGCAACTCAAGTGGATATTCAGAGGTTGAATTTAAATTCATCTCACTTCGACATTGATAATGTAGCAGAACAATTAATCTTTAATGTTAAACAGGCATACTATGGACTGCTGCAGGCACAGAAGAACAGAGATGTAGCGATTGAAAGCATTAAGCAGTTCGAGCAGCACTTAAAACAAGCAAAAGGATTTTATGAAGTAGGTATAAAATCGAAATTCGATGTGACAAAGGCAGAGGTTGACCTTAGCAATGCGAAATTAAACATGATAAGGGCAGAAAATGCATTAAAGATAGCAAAGGTAAATCTTGATAATGCCCTTGGTTTGCCTGATGCACCTGAATATGAGATCAAGGACGACCTTTCTCTTCAGAAATATCAGATAAGCCTTGCTGATGCAATAAAACTGGCATATGAAAATAGGCCAGACCTCAAGGCGATAATTGCAAGAAAGAGGGGAGCAGAATCGTCTATAGAGCTTGCAAAGAAAAACTATTATCCGACATTATCTGGCAATGCAGACTATAACTGGTCAGGTAGCAAGCTACCTCTTGGTGATGGATGGGATGTAGGTGTAACTATCACATTCCCCATATTCAGTGGATTTTTGACAAAATATCAGGTAAGCGAGGCAAGAGCGAATCTGAATATTTTAAAAGCAAATGAGGAGACATTGAGACAATCTGTTCTGCTTGAGGTTCAACAGGCATATCTGAACCTGCGCGAAGCAGAGGAAAGGATTTCTACTACTAAAATAATCGTAAGACAGGCAGAAGAAAACCTTGAACTTGCAAATGGCAGATATGGAGCAGGAGTTGGAAATCCTATAGAAGTTACAGATGCAGTAGTTGCACTCAGCAATGCAAAGACAGCATATATACAGGCACTTACAGATTATAATGTTGCAATGGCAAGCATTCAAAAGGCAATGGGTATAGGTAGTATGGAGTACTCAGACAAAAGGATGGTGAAAAGATAA
- a CDS encoding efflux RND transporter permease subunit, with translation MNISDTFIKRPVTTTLIMLGILVFGIMGYRNLPVSDLPNVDFPTLLVTANLPGASPETMASAVATPLEKQFSTIAGLDSMTSVNALGVTQITLQFDLSRSIDAAAQDVQAMITKAAPQLPPGMPAPPTYQKVNPADQPILYFALTSPTLPLYSLNEYADTLIAQRISMVNGVAQVQIFGPQKYAVRVQVDPKAIASRKIGIDEVEKAIRSGNVNLPTGTLYGTHRLYTIQATGQLTTAAQYGPLIVAYRSGSPVRLQDIAAVADGVENNKVAAWYGTNNRLQRAIVLAVQRQPGTNTVEVAGAVKKLVSDLKKQFPASVSMEILYDRSVSIRDSVNDVKFTLMLTVFLVVLVIFIFLRNLSATLIPAMALPFSIVGTFAVMYLMGYSLDNLSLMALTLSVGFLVDDAIVMLENIVRHMEEGEKPMEAAFRGSKEIGFTILSMTISLVAVFIPVLFMGGIIGRLFHEFSVTISAAILISGIVSLTLTPMMSSRFIKPAREVKHNRLYLASERFFEWMLNIYKTTLSWALRHRLLIIAGSGIIMILTIILFIKMPKGFLPNEDKGMVFVVTEAAQGVSFDDMVRHQKALAEIVQKEPYVEGFMSAVGPGPGSPSTNNGRMFMHLKPRSERDMSVDEFIEYLRPKLASVPGIRAFLQNPPTIRIGGQLTKSLYQFTLKGSDTRELYHYSQVLEEKMRTLPMLQDVTSDLQIKNPQLNVEIDRNKAESLGVTAEQIENALWNAYGSRWISTIYAPNNQYQVIIEVKPEYQMDPSALSMLYVRSSKGQLIPINAVAQLSQGLGPMTVNHAGQLPSVTISFNLKPGVSLGDAVSSIGKLSHSILPGTITTSFQGAAQAFQSSLKGLGILLIMAVFVIYMVLGILYESFIHPVTILSALPFAGFGALVTLMLFGVDLNIYSFVGIILLIGLVKKNGIMMIDFALDAQRERSKNAVDAIYEACIIRFRPIMMTTMAALLGALPIAIGFGAGAEARQPLGLAVVGGLLFSQMLTLYVTPVVYVYMDRLQGKFMRRS, from the coding sequence ATGAATATATCCGATACCTTTATAAAGAGACCTGTTACAACAACTCTGATCATGCTCGGGATTTTAGTCTTTGGCATTATGGGCTATCGCAATCTGCCTGTGAGTGATTTACCTAATGTGGATTTCCCCACACTTCTGGTAACAGCCAATCTTCCCGGTGCAAGTCCAGAAACAATGGCGTCCGCGGTAGCAACACCGCTCGAAAAACAATTTTCTACAATAGCAGGCCTTGATTCTATGACATCTGTTAATGCACTCGGTGTAACACAGATTACGCTCCAGTTTGACCTTAGCAGGAGTATAGATGCAGCAGCACAAGATGTCCAGGCAATGATAACAAAGGCTGCACCGCAACTACCTCCAGGGATGCCTGCTCCGCCAACATACCAGAAAGTGAATCCAGCAGATCAACCCATACTCTATTTTGCCCTTACATCTCCGACACTTCCGCTTTACAGCCTTAATGAGTATGCAGATACATTGATCGCACAGCGCATATCAATGGTCAATGGCGTAGCACAAGTGCAGATATTTGGGCCTCAGAAATATGCTGTGAGGGTTCAGGTTGACCCGAAGGCTATTGCAAGCAGAAAGATCGGGATAGACGAGGTAGAAAAGGCAATAAGAAGTGGTAATGTTAATCTGCCTACAGGCACACTTTATGGGACTCACAGATTATATACGATTCAGGCAACAGGACAGTTGACTACTGCTGCTCAATATGGGCCGCTTATAGTTGCCTATCGCAGCGGCTCTCCAGTGAGGCTTCAAGATATAGCGGCAGTTGCTGATGGAGTTGAAAACAACAAAGTGGCTGCATGGTATGGCACTAATAATAGGTTACAGAGGGCGATAGTCCTTGCAGTACAGAGGCAACCGGGCACCAACACTGTAGAGGTGGCAGGTGCGGTCAAAAAACTCGTATCTGACCTGAAAAAGCAGTTTCCTGCCTCTGTTTCTATGGAGATACTTTATGACCGCTCTGTATCTATTCGTGATTCTGTTAATGATGTAAAATTTACTCTGATGCTCACAGTGTTTTTAGTTGTCCTTGTCATATTTATCTTCTTACGCAATTTATCAGCCACACTTATACCTGCAATGGCACTGCCTTTTTCAATCGTTGGAACTTTTGCAGTAATGTATCTCATGGGATACAGTCTCGACAATCTCTCTCTTATGGCATTGACGCTTTCAGTAGGCTTTTTAGTTGATGATGCCATTGTTATGCTCGAAAATATTGTCAGACATATGGAAGAGGGAGAGAAGCCGATGGAGGCAGCATTTAGAGGCTCAAAGGAGATTGGGTTCACGATACTATCAATGACAATCTCTCTTGTTGCGGTCTTTATACCCGTGCTTTTTATGGGCGGCATAATAGGACGGCTTTTCCATGAGTTTTCTGTAACCATCAGCGCTGCTATTTTAATATCAGGAATTGTCTCTCTTACTCTTACACCCATGATGAGTAGCCGTTTTATAAAACCTGCTCGCGAGGTCAAACACAACCGCCTTTATCTGGCATCAGAGAGGTTTTTTGAATGGATGCTTAATATCTATAAAACAACTCTATCATGGGCATTAAGACATCGTTTGTTGATAATTGCAGGCTCTGGCATAATAATGATATTGACTATCATTTTATTTATAAAGATGCCAAAGGGATTTTTGCCAAATGAGGATAAAGGAATGGTCTTTGTGGTTACAGAAGCTGCACAGGGTGTTTCTTTTGACGATATGGTAAGGCATCAGAAGGCGCTTGCAGAGATTGTGCAAAAAGAGCCTTATGTGGAAGGATTCATGTCCGCAGTCGGGCCTGGACCTGGCTCTCCAAGCACTAACAATGGACGAATGTTTATGCACTTAAAACCCCGTTCAGAGCGCGACATGAGCGTGGATGAGTTTATAGAGTATTTAAGGCCAAAATTGGCATCAGTACCTGGCATAAGGGCATTTCTTCAAAATCCACCAACTATTCGCATAGGAGGACAATTGACAAAGAGCCTTTATCAGTTTACCCTGAAAGGCTCTGACACAAGAGAACTTTATCATTACTCACAGGTGCTCGAGGAAAAGATGCGAACATTACCAATGCTTCAGGATGTAACAAGTGACCTGCAGATAAAAAATCCGCAGTTGAATGTAGAGATAGACAGAAATAAGGCAGAATCACTCGGAGTTACAGCAGAACAGATAGAAAATGCCCTCTGGAATGCTTATGGCTCGAGATGGATATCTACAATATATGCACCTAACAATCAGTATCAAGTAATCATTGAAGTAAAGCCAGAGTATCAGATGGACCCATCAGCGCTTTCGATGCTGTATGTTCGTTCTTCAAAAGGGCAGTTGATTCCGATCAATGCAGTAGCACAGTTAAGTCAGGGACTCGGACCTATGACAGTAAATCACGCAGGGCAACTGCCTTCTGTAACCATCTCTTTTAATTTAAAGCCCGGCGTATCTCTGGGTGATGCTGTCTCATCAATAGGGAAGCTTTCACATTCCATACTGCCCGGCACAATAACAACGAGTTTTCAGGGGGCTGCACAGGCGTTTCAGTCTTCTCTCAAGGGATTAGGCATTTTGCTGATTATGGCTGTGTTTGTAATATACATGGTGCTTGGGATACTCTACGAAAGCTTTATACATCCAGTAACGATACTTTCAGCCCTTCCGTTTGCAGGTTTTGGCGCTCTCGTAACATTGATGCTTTTTGGGGTTGACCTCAACATCTATTCTTTTGTTGGCATCATACTGCTTATAGGACTTGTTAAAAAGAATGGAATAATGATGATTGATTTCGCGCTGGATGCTCAGAGGGAAAGGAGTAAAAATGCAGTAGATGCCATTTATGAGGCATGTATCATAAGATTCAGGCCTATCATGATGACAACTATGGCAGCGCTCCTCGGTGCATTGCCTATAGCCATTGGTTTTGGTGCAGGCGCAGAGGCTCGGCAGCCGCTTGGTCTCGCAGTTGTTGGAGGATTGTTGTTTTCGCAGATGCTCACACTTTATGTTACCCCAGTTGTTTATGTTTATATGGATAGATTGCAAGGGAAGTTTATGAGAAGGTCATAA
- a CDS encoding efflux RND transporter periplasmic adaptor subunit, whose translation MRRFFSSAIILLFCTVFLFLTACKGRDSFSKKSKSVPAVPVKVGTAVQKDVPVELRAIGNVEAYSTVSLKSRVDGQLSAVYFQEGRDVKKGELLFLIDPRPFEEAVRQVEANLVRDTVQAENAGIDVQRYDELFKEELVSKQQYDKVRTNYEALKAIVKADKAALENARLQLQYCYLRSPIDGRIGSILVHQGNMIRANDTVMAVINQISPIYVSFSVPEQELIRIKKAMSAKKLKTEAIIQGSETYSTLGELVFMNNAVDPSTGTIMLKAAFPNKDKMLWPGQFVNVSLTLGIQRNAIVIPHQAVQTGQEGQHVFIVRSDNTVELRPVVTGMRYNQEIVIEKGIQAGEVVVTDGQIRLVSGAKIEIKK comes from the coding sequence ATGCGAAGGTTTTTCTCATCTGCAATTATTCTGCTTTTTTGCACTGTTTTTTTATTTCTTACAGCGTGTAAAGGTAGAGATTCATTTTCGAAAAAATCAAAATCAGTTCCTGCAGTGCCTGTAAAAGTAGGTACTGCAGTCCAGAAAGATGTTCCTGTAGAGTTGCGTGCTATTGGCAATGTCGAGGCTTATTCTACTGTATCGTTGAAATCTCGTGTAGATGGGCAGCTTTCTGCAGTTTATTTTCAGGAAGGCAGGGATGTAAAGAAAGGCGAACTCTTGTTCTTAATAGATCCACGTCCATTTGAAGAGGCTGTAAGACAAGTAGAGGCAAATCTGGTGAGGGATACTGTTCAGGCAGAGAATGCAGGGATCGATGTGCAGCGTTATGATGAACTCTTTAAAGAAGAGTTAGTATCAAAGCAGCAGTATGACAAGGTTCGCACTAATTATGAGGCGCTTAAGGCAATAGTGAAGGCTGATAAGGCTGCGCTTGAAAATGCCCGGCTTCAACTACAATACTGTTACCTGCGTTCTCCTATTGATGGACGAATAGGGAGCATCCTTGTCCATCAGGGCAATATGATAAGGGCCAATGATACTGTTATGGCTGTCATTAATCAAATTAGCCCTATATATGTGAGCTTCTCTGTGCCAGAACAGGAACTTATAAGGATTAAAAAAGCCATGTCTGCTAAAAAATTAAAAACCGAGGCGATTATTCAGGGCAGTGAAACTTACTCTACATTAGGAGAACTTGTGTTTATGAACAATGCAGTTGATCCATCCACCGGAACTATAATGCTCAAGGCAGCCTTTCCAAACAAGGATAAAATGTTGTGGCCTGGACAGTTTGTTAATGTATCACTTACACTCGGCATTCAGCGTAATGCGATTGTTATTCCACATCAGGCTGTCCAGACAGGACAGGAAGGTCAGCATGTATTTATCGTAAGGTCTGACAACACAGTAGAATTAAGACCTGTTGTTACAGGTATGAGATATAATCAGGAAATTGTGATTGAAAAGGGAATTCAGGCTGGAGAGGTTGTTGTTACTGACGGTCAGATCAGACTTGTTTCAGGGGCTAAGATAGAGATAAAAAAATAA
- a CDS encoding TolC family protein, producing MIISRPILLLCVVLIAVMLSVGISSAQEYSLEDFYRIALKRSERIKISEEDLYIAERVKDKAVSVLLPKLSAFGSYTKYSKDKRSSTGSVIQPNDSTSWGIRLDQSFSISGREITAFNISKEGIEKSKYDLYAVKEAYIFNVASAYYDVLRAKKAVEIAKSNFDRMTKHRDAAVIRLKVGEVTKTDVLRAEAELSGAQAELIKSENNLRLAKAMLARVVGLNEDFTIKEPIDSREHIHIVDNLDFLKQTALTERAELKALGLQKKVVQQQVGYIRGAYWPTLSIEGVYTGKNEDPSSTFLNKESIYGGIRLNFPFFEGGLRKAEVREAEAKQRQVELLYEDLKKSISIEVENAYLDFQTQKGVLKSFEDQRAFAMDNYNSVSRQYQFGLANSIDVIDANTLLIASERQLADANYNYQLALIRLQRVTGQMLKTVVAKVQGGQH from the coding sequence GTGATTATTTCAAGACCTATTCTTTTGCTTTGTGTAGTTTTGATAGCAGTCATGCTGTCTGTTGGCATCTCATCAGCACAGGAGTATTCTCTTGAAGACTTTTATAGGATAGCCCTCAAACGTTCCGAGAGAATAAAGATATCCGAAGAAGACCTATATATTGCAGAAAGGGTAAAGGATAAGGCTGTCTCAGTTTTGCTTCCAAAACTTTCTGCTTTTGGCAGTTACACGAAGTACAGCAAAGATAAAAGATCATCTACAGGCTCTGTTATTCAGCCGAATGACTCTACATCATGGGGAATCAGGCTTGATCAATCATTCTCAATCAGTGGAAGGGAGATAACTGCTTTCAATATATCAAAGGAAGGCATTGAAAAGAGTAAGTATGACCTCTATGCTGTGAAGGAGGCATATATTTTCAATGTTGCGTCAGCCTATTATGATGTTCTGCGTGCAAAGAAGGCCGTTGAGATTGCAAAGAGCAATTTTGACCGCATGACAAAACACAGGGATGCAGCAGTAATAAGGCTTAAAGTTGGAGAAGTTACAAAAACGGATGTCTTAAGGGCAGAGGCTGAACTTTCAGGTGCTCAGGCTGAACTGATAAAGTCGGAAAATAATCTTAGACTTGCAAAGGCTATGCTTGCAAGGGTTGTTGGATTAAATGAGGACTTTACTATTAAAGAACCAATAGACAGCAGAGAGCATATACATATAGTAGATAATCTTGATTTCCTTAAACAGACAGCTCTTACGGAAAGGGCAGAGCTAAAGGCACTGGGACTGCAAAAAAAGGTTGTGCAACAGCAGGTTGGATATATCAGGGGTGCTTACTGGCCAACTCTTTCTATAGAAGGTGTTTATACAGGAAAGAACGAAGATCCATCATCAACATTTTTGAATAAAGAGAGTATATACGGAGGCATTAGATTGAATTTTCCATTTTTTGAAGGAGGACTGAGAAAGGCTGAAGTAAGAGAGGCAGAGGCAAAGCAGAGACAGGTAGAACTTTTATATGAAGATTTAAAAAAGAGTATAAGCATCGAGGTTGAAAATGCTTATCTTGATTTTCAAACACAGAAAGGAGTTTTGAAGTCTTTTGAAGACCAGAGAGCATTTGCAATGGATAATTATAATTCTGTCTCAAGGCAATACCAATTTGGCCTTGCTAATAGCATTGATGTCATTGATGCAAACACATTGCTTATTGCATCTGAGAGACAGTTGGCAGATGCAAACTATAACTATCAGCTTGCTCTGATCAGACTTCAACGTGTTACAGGACAAATGTTAAAGACAGTGGTAGCAAAGGTTCAAGGAGGACAACATTGA
- a CDS encoding TetR/AcrR family transcriptional regulator — protein sequence MSDSKDTKSTRDKILEAALELFSQKGYLGATTKEIARASGIAEVTLFRHFPSKENLFENVIVTRSFLPALKDLLPEVEGMPYEMALNVIAKRFLETLSSKKNLIQIMHSEMHRYPEKIHMIHNSIIDDVIKTLASYFEKLKTKGLLKDFNSELGARAFLGMFFSYFTGQELKKRKKYKGDDTEMTIREYVNIFVNGTLKPVSRQERMS from the coding sequence ATGAGCGATTCAAAAGATACTAAATCCACGAGGGATAAAATTCTTGAAGCGGCACTGGAGCTATTTTCCCAGAAAGGCTATCTTGGGGCTACAACAAAGGAGATAGCAAGGGCATCGGGGATAGCAGAGGTCACATTATTCAGGCATTTTCCGTCAAAGGAAAACCTCTTCGAGAATGTTATAGTTACCCGTTCATTTCTCCCAGCACTAAAAGATTTATTGCCGGAAGTAGAGGGGATGCCATATGAAATGGCATTAAATGTTATTGCAAAAAGATTTTTAGAAACACTCTCATCAAAAAAGAATTTGATACAGATAATGCATTCCGAGATGCACAGGTATCCTGAGAAAATCCATATGATTCATAATTCTATTATTGATGATGTAATCAAAACCCTTGCCTCCTATTTTGAAAAATTGAAGACAAAGGGACTGTTGAAGGACTTCAATTCCGAACTTGGTGCGAGAGCGTTTCTGGGCATGTTCTTTTCATACTTTACCGGCCAGGAATTAAAGAAGAGAAAGAAATATAAGGGCGATGATACAGAAATGACGATCAGAGAGTATGTAAATATCTTTGTAAATGGGACATTAAAACCAGTAAGCAGACAGGAGAGGATGTCGTGA